One region of Priestia megaterium genomic DNA includes:
- a CDS encoding helix-turn-helix transcriptional regulator — MTLINHVKELRAKHGYTQGDLAEKVGATRQTIAAIEKGNYVPSLLLGLTICDVFQLKMEDVFTLQKEEKNVE, encoded by the coding sequence TTGACTCTTATTAATCACGTAAAAGAGCTTAGAGCTAAACATGGATATACGCAAGGAGATTTAGCTGAAAAAGTTGGAGCCACTCGCCAAACCATTGCAGCTATTGAAAAGGGAAATTACGTTCCTTCCCTACTACTTGGTTTAACAATTTGTGATGTCTTTCAATTAAAAATGGAAGATGTTTTTACACTTCAAAAGGAGGAGAAAAATGTTGAGTAA
- a CDS encoding ferric reductase-like transmembrane domain-containing protein, which yields MATLLAQFSAHFPVWNTIRAAGLTSYLLMFVSVAAGISHSFSFFKPKRKKQLLLVHQSSGWFGLLFGMIHGLVLSFDQSIHFSLSDILIPFTSDYKPISTGLGTISLYILFVLISTSDFIKQLGRKTWKAIHFLAFPGYLLALYHGITSGTDTQQPLILGMYSITGCIVLILLFLRIQHQSAPKNQKKAQEN from the coding sequence ATGGCTACTCTCCTCGCGCAATTTAGTGCTCATTTTCCCGTATGGAACACCATTCGGGCAGCCGGCTTAACTTCTTATTTACTAATGTTTGTATCGGTTGCCGCTGGCATTTCTCACAGCTTTTCGTTTTTTAAACCAAAACGAAAAAAACAGCTTTTGCTGGTTCATCAATCATCAGGGTGGTTCGGGTTATTATTTGGAATGATTCACGGACTTGTTTTATCATTTGATCAATCTATTCATTTTTCACTTTCTGACATTTTAATTCCGTTCACTTCCGATTACAAACCAATTAGCACAGGTCTTGGTACTATTTCACTCTACATTTTATTCGTACTAATTAGTACATCCGACTTTATAAAACAGCTTGGGAGAAAAACATGGAAAGCCATTCATTTTCTTGCTTTTCCAGGCTATTTGCTAGCACTGTATCACGGCATTACTTCTGGAACAGATACACAGCAGCCGCTTATTCTCGGGATGTACAGCATCACTGGCTGCATCGTTTTAATTTTGCTTTTTTTGCGAATTCAACACCAGTCAGCTCCTAAGAACCAAAAAAAAGCTCAGGAAAACTAA
- a CDS encoding GNAT family N-acetyltransferase, with protein MTTITIRQANAADMEALISLMNEYIVDFYKRPQPAKKQLRNLIDHLFQRPDTGVQFIATQNDEAVGFSTLYFTFSTTRVKPVAILNDLYVTEKARGQKIGEKLFSISHQYTKEHQYAAMSWETAYDNIRAQTLYRKMGGNVTNGEWIHYDISNDIL; from the coding sequence ATGACTACTATTACAATTCGTCAAGCTAATGCTGCTGACATGGAAGCACTTATTTCATTAATGAACGAATACATTGTTGATTTTTACAAGCGCCCTCAGCCTGCCAAAAAACAGCTGAGAAATTTAATTGATCACTTGTTTCAACGTCCCGATACTGGCGTTCAGTTTATCGCGACTCAAAATGACGAGGCAGTAGGTTTTTCAACGCTTTATTTTACATTTAGCACCACGCGTGTAAAGCCTGTAGCGATTTTAAATGACTTGTACGTTACTGAAAAAGCAAGAGGTCAAAAAATTGGGGAAAAGTTATTTTCGATTAGTCACCAGTATACAAAAGAACATCAGTATGCAGCCATGTCTTGGGAAACGGCTTATGATAATATAAGAGCTCAAACGCTTTACAGAAAAATGGGAGGAAATGTAACGAACGGTGAATGGATTCACTACGACATTTCAAACGACATCTTATAA
- the gdh gene encoding glucose 1-dehydrogenase, translated as MYKDLEGKVVVITGSSTGLGKSMAIRFATEKAKVVVNYRSKEDEANSVLEEIKKVGGEAIAVKGDVTVESDVINLVQSAIKEFGKLDVMINNAGLENPVSSHEMSLSDWNKVIDTNLTGAFLGSREAIKYFVENDIKGTVINMSSVHEKIPWPLFVHYAASKGGMKLMTETLALEYAPKGIRVNNIGPGAINTPINAEKFADPEQRADVESMIPMGYIGEPEEIAAVAAWLASSEASYVTGITLFADGGMTQYPSFQAGRG; from the coding sequence ATGTATAAAGATTTAGAAGGAAAAGTAGTGGTCATAACAGGTTCATCTACAGGTTTGGGAAAATCAATGGCGATTCGTTTTGCGACAGAAAAAGCCAAAGTAGTTGTGAACTATCGTTCTAAGGAAGACGAAGCTAACAGCGTTTTAGAAGAAATTAAAAAAGTTGGCGGAGAAGCAATTGCTGTCAAAGGTGATGTAACAGTTGAGTCTGACGTTATCAATTTAGTTCAATCTGCTATTAAAGAGTTTGGAAAGCTAGACGTTATGATTAACAACGCAGGGTTAGAAAATCCGGTTTCATCTCATGAAATGTCTTTAAGCGATTGGAATAAAGTCATTGATACGAACTTAACGGGAGCTTTTTTAGGCAGCCGTGAAGCGATTAAATATTTTGTGGAAAATGATATTAAGGGAACAGTTATTAACATGTCGAGTGTTCACGAGAAAATTCCTTGGCCATTATTTGTTCATTATGCAGCAAGTAAAGGCGGTATGAAGCTTATGACTGAAACACTGGCATTAGAATACGCTCCAAAAGGTATTCGTGTAAATAACATTGGACCAGGAGCGATTAATACACCGATTAACGCTGAGAAATTTGCTGATCCTGAGCAGCGTGCAGATGTAGAAAGCATGATTCCAATGGGATACATCGGAGAGCCGGAAGAAATTGCAGCAGTTGCTGCATGGCTAGCTTCTTCAGAGGCGAGTTATGTAACAGGAATTACGCTCTTTGCTGACGGCGGTATGACACAGTACCCATCATTCCAAGCAGGACGCGGATAA
- the mmuM gene encoding homocysteine S-methyltransferase yields the protein MNPIQQILHTFPVIVLDGAMATELERYGCDLNDSLWSAKVLMEQPELIKRVHQDYFAAGADCAITASYQSTFEGFAKRGLSEAEARELIQASVKIAAEARDEFWQKEENCLNRPKPIVAASVGPYGAFLANGSEYTGQYDVTEEELMEFHRPRMKALIEAGADVLACETIPNLMEARAIARLLEEFEGAYAWITFSAKDDLHISSGTLISECARYLDSYKQVAAIGVNCTPPQYISSLIKEIKSQTDKPVIVYPNSGEHYDAESKTWNGTSAGETYGCSAHSWYEAGAQLIGGCCRTTPDDIKGITKWARK from the coding sequence ATGAATCCTATCCAACAAATTTTACATACATTTCCTGTGATTGTACTAGATGGTGCAATGGCAACTGAACTGGAGAGATATGGCTGTGATTTGAACGACAGCTTATGGTCTGCAAAAGTGCTTATGGAGCAGCCGGAATTGATTAAGAGAGTGCATCAAGATTACTTTGCAGCAGGAGCTGACTGTGCAATTACTGCAAGCTATCAAAGCACGTTTGAAGGTTTTGCAAAACGTGGTTTAAGTGAAGCAGAGGCGCGCGAGTTAATTCAAGCATCTGTAAAAATTGCGGCTGAAGCAAGAGATGAATTTTGGCAGAAAGAAGAGAATTGTCTTAATCGCCCAAAACCAATTGTCGCCGCTTCGGTAGGTCCTTACGGAGCATTTTTAGCAAACGGGTCGGAATATACTGGACAGTATGACGTAACAGAAGAAGAGTTAATGGAATTTCATCGTCCTCGTATGAAAGCATTAATTGAAGCAGGAGCAGATGTGTTAGCTTGTGAAACCATTCCTAATCTAATGGAAGCAAGAGCCATTGCGAGGCTGCTAGAAGAATTTGAAGGAGCGTACGCATGGATTACGTTCAGCGCAAAAGATGACCTGCACATTAGCAGCGGAACATTAATCTCGGAGTGTGCACGCTATCTGGATTCCTATAAGCAAGTAGCAGCTATTGGAGTTAACTGTACGCCGCCTCAATATATTTCTTCACTTATTAAAGAAATTAAATCTCAAACGGATAAGCCAGTCATTGTGTATCCAAATTCAGGAGAGCATTATGATGCTGAATCTAAAACATGGAACGGGACATCTGCAGGCGAAACGTATGGCTGCAGCGCTCACAGCTGGTATGAAGCAGGTGCTCAGTTAATCGGAGGGTGCTGTCGCACAACTCCAGATGATATCAAAGGCATTACAAAATGGGCTAGAAAATAA
- a CDS encoding LTA synthase family protein translates to MKRIVSKPLHYFILAAVLMWIKSYVAYKTEFNLGVSGVMQQMLLFINPVSSVLIFLGIGLFFKGKKSGAWILAGSFIMTLLLYSNILYYRFFNDFVTLPTLLQTSNAGSMGGSIMDLLKAHDVFYFVDFIIYLFFFFSKKIDWHNEKVSVKNAVTILSLGFMVFSVNLTLAEIDRPQLLSRTFDRNYLVKYLGAYNYTMYDGVQTAQNSKQRAFASSNDLTNVVNFKNSHYAEPNSVYFGKAKGKNIIKIHLESFQSFLIDYKLNGQEVTPFLNSLAHGNDFTYFDNFFHQTGQGKTSDAELMMDNSLYGLPQGSAFVLKGSNTYQAAPAILDQKAGYTSAVLHGDYKTFWNRNEIYKQFGVDKFFDASYYNMTGENKINYGLKDKPFFKESVPMLQSLPQPFYAHLITLTNHFPFLLGNNEASIQPANTGDATVDRYFQTARYLDESLQSFFQELKASGLYDNSVIMIYGDHYGISENHNAAMEKVMGKEITPYENAQLQRVPLFIHVPGVKGGVNHTYGGEIDVVPTLLHLVGIDSKEFIQFGTDLFSKGHDDVVAFRNGNYVSPKYTLVDGTYYDSKTGQALKENNQMKAYKQKVAKELELSDQVLYGDLLRFHKLKDFQTVDPSKYMYGKEETETSAK, encoded by the coding sequence ATGAAGCGAATCGTTTCTAAGCCGCTGCACTATTTCATATTAGCCGCTGTTTTAATGTGGATAAAGTCGTATGTGGCTTATAAAACTGAATTTAACTTAGGCGTAAGTGGCGTAATGCAGCAAATGCTGCTGTTTATAAACCCTGTAAGTTCAGTGCTGATCTTTTTAGGAATCGGCTTATTTTTTAAAGGAAAGAAATCAGGAGCTTGGATTCTTGCAGGCAGTTTCATTATGACGCTGCTGTTGTACAGCAACATTCTCTATTATCGTTTTTTTAACGATTTTGTAACTCTTCCCACACTGTTGCAGACAAGTAATGCAGGAAGTATGGGTGGAAGCATTATGGATTTATTAAAAGCACATGATGTTTTTTATTTTGTTGATTTTATTATTTATCTTTTCTTCTTTTTTAGTAAAAAAATTGACTGGCATAATGAAAAAGTATCGGTTAAGAATGCTGTAACCATTCTTTCTTTAGGATTCATGGTTTTTTCTGTCAACTTAACATTAGCAGAAATTGATCGCCCGCAGCTTCTATCTCGAACTTTTGACCGCAATTATCTAGTAAAGTATTTAGGCGCCTATAATTATACGATGTATGACGGTGTTCAGACTGCTCAAAACTCTAAACAGCGAGCTTTTGCAAGCAGCAATGACTTAACGAACGTCGTTAATTTTAAAAACAGTCACTATGCGGAGCCTAATTCCGTTTACTTCGGAAAAGCTAAAGGGAAAAATATTATTAAAATTCATTTGGAATCATTTCAGTCTTTTTTAATTGATTACAAATTAAATGGCCAGGAAGTGACACCGTTTTTAAATTCGTTGGCCCATGGAAATGACTTTACGTATTTTGATAACTTCTTTCATCAAACAGGACAAGGAAAAACATCAGATGCTGAGCTGATGATGGACAACTCTCTATACGGCCTTCCTCAAGGTTCTGCCTTTGTACTAAAAGGAAGCAATACGTATCAGGCAGCACCAGCTATTTTAGATCAAAAAGCTGGCTATACGAGCGCTGTACTGCACGGAGACTATAAGACTTTTTGGAACCGTAACGAAATTTACAAGCAGTTCGGTGTGGATAAGTTTTTTGATGCAAGTTATTACAATATGACGGGTGAAAATAAAATTAATTATGGCTTAAAAGACAAACCGTTCTTTAAAGAATCTGTTCCAATGCTGCAGTCTTTACCACAGCCGTTTTATGCGCATTTAATTACGTTAACAAACCATTTTCCATTTTTACTTGGAAACAATGAGGCAAGCATACAGCCAGCTAACACGGGCGATGCGACAGTTGACCGCTATTTCCAAACGGCTCGTTATTTAGACGAATCATTGCAATCTTTCTTCCAAGAACTGAAAGCTTCTGGGCTTTATGATAATTCTGTGATTATGATTTATGGAGATCACTACGGTATTTCTGAAAATCATAATGCGGCAATGGAAAAAGTAATGGGAAAAGAAATTACACCTTATGAAAATGCTCAGCTGCAGCGTGTACCTCTATTCATTCACGTTCCTGGAGTAAAAGGCGGAGTTAATCATACGTACGGTGGAGAAATTGATGTTGTGCCAACTCTTCTTCATTTAGTAGGGATTGACAGCAAAGAGTTTATCCAATTTGGTACAGATTTATTTTCTAAAGGTCATGATGATGTAGTAGCGTTCCGCAATGGCAACTACGTATCTCCGAAATATACACTAGTGGATGGAACGTATTATGATTCTAAGACAGGCCAAGCGCTTAAAGAAAATAATCAAATGAAAGCTTATAAACAGAAGGTAGCGAAAGAACTGGAGTTATCTGATCAAGTGCTTTATGGAGACTTACTTCGTTTCCACAAGCTGAAGGATTTCCAAACAGTCGACCCTTCGAAATATATGTACGGGAAAGAAGAAACAGAAACATCAGCTAAATAA
- a CDS encoding CBO0543 family protein — translation MVLLIFTTVISILSVLVMPKRISWIEMYTTSLFVMFLGSVADIYLDVKYDLYGFFTKGVDFEYLFIFIFIYPATNSVFLNFYPQGKSLFRKALYITVWVILTTLFEYISTQTEVFYYNGWKILYSFFCYPFLYIAMVLNLKMIRRLQVIDKQK, via the coding sequence ATGGTGCTCTTAATCTTTACAACGGTGATTTCTATTTTGAGTGTACTAGTCATGCCAAAACGTATCAGCTGGATAGAAATGTACACAACTTCTTTGTTTGTTATGTTTTTAGGATCGGTAGCAGATATATATCTTGATGTTAAATATGATCTTTATGGATTTTTTACAAAAGGAGTAGATTTTGAATATCTTTTTATTTTTATTTTTATTTATCCTGCGACAAATAGTGTATTTTTGAATTTTTATCCACAAGGCAAGAGTCTGTTTAGAAAAGCTTTATATATTACAGTGTGGGTAATTCTTACGACATTGTTTGAGTACATTTCTACCCAAACGGAAGTGTTTTATTATAATGGATGGAAGATTCTATACTCGTTTTTTTGCTATCCGTTTCTTTATATAGCAATGGTCTTAAATTTAAAAATGATACGCAGGCTCCAGGTTATCGATAAGCAAAAATAG
- a CDS encoding YolD-like family protein, producing the protein MILKALKKNKHVTVNYYENGLLQTFKGKIQNLNLTDQTLSLRDEKQNIFSIRLSGIKEIY; encoded by the coding sequence ATGATTTTAAAAGCGTTAAAGAAAAACAAACATGTAACCGTGAATTATTACGAAAATGGCCTGCTTCAAACCTTCAAAGGAAAAATCCAAAATTTAAACCTAACCGACCAAACCCTCTCCCTACGAGATGAAAAACAAAACATTTTTTCCATTCGTTTGTCTGGCATTAAAGAAATTTATTAA
- a CDS encoding ImmA/IrrE family metallo-endopeptidase has product MFKRSEKIQIHGVTFHGVMSAKQKAALQEIANVTDEKDWDGLKGVYCLGSVKVQGKDVLGVYYGQFNDNLPKEKRKLQFEIDYIKYTVTECPIIFIDTTKNKKPHQFAFIILHELGHHVDRMTNGTLLKEGNRTQEMFANTYALEKYSKIEKFQTKKLKNIPFLEESLTQWNKTPHPGAYSLRVQIE; this is encoded by the coding sequence ATGTTTAAGCGTAGTGAAAAAATCCAAATTCATGGCGTAACGTTTCATGGAGTCATGAGTGCGAAGCAAAAAGCCGCCCTGCAGGAAATTGCTAATGTAACAGACGAAAAAGACTGGGATGGGCTAAAAGGTGTGTATTGCTTAGGCAGTGTAAAGGTGCAAGGAAAAGATGTGCTAGGCGTGTACTATGGCCAATTTAATGATAACCTTCCAAAAGAGAAGCGCAAACTTCAGTTTGAAATTGACTATATTAAATATACAGTAACGGAATGCCCGATTATCTTTATCGATACAACAAAAAATAAAAAGCCTCATCAATTTGCTTTTATCATTTTGCATGAATTAGGCCATCATGTGGATCGTATGACAAATGGAACGCTTTTAAAAGAAGGAAATAGAACGCAAGAAATGTTTGCTAATACGTATGCTTTGGAGAAATATTCAAAAATAGAAAAGTTCCAAACAAAGAAGTTGAAAAACATTCCATTTTTAGAGGAATCTCTTACTCAATGGAATAAAACTCCTCACCCTGGAGCGTATTCTCTTAGAGTTCAAATTGAATAA
- a CDS encoding FAD:protein FMN transferase, with the protein MSYSFKAMNTTFNVYQLETPVSQKVESWCYLVEETLSRFLPTSELSQLNSLNGRLFLPSKMLYEAVKAAYYYYNETNGIFNPFLYHSIQTLGYDQSFEQLPNNQLPQEVAAFDAVNPIMIHKGMRSIQLASNIGLDLGGIAKGWSIQQMANQLKKKGTSLGAIDGGGDIVTWGPASKHWSISLSHPFDASKNLTTIKVKSNSGIATSSVGKRSWKVNGHTHHHIIDGRNSKPSSSELLQVTVVSEDLTISEVYAKCILILGWDAGLRLAKMHHPSLEVIAVTKEGNVLIEKHVKGQVYHYGYSPRAI; encoded by the coding sequence ATGAGCTATTCATTTAAAGCGATGAATACCACATTTAATGTATATCAGCTTGAAACACCTGTCAGCCAAAAAGTAGAGAGCTGGTGTTATCTTGTAGAAGAAACCCTAAGCCGCTTTCTTCCAACAAGCGAGCTTTCACAGCTTAATTCGCTGAACGGAAGATTATTTCTACCGTCAAAAATGCTGTATGAAGCTGTAAAAGCAGCCTATTACTATTACAATGAGACAAACGGAATTTTCAACCCATTTCTGTATCATTCTATTCAAACTCTAGGATATGACCAAAGCTTTGAACAACTGCCTAACAATCAGCTACCTCAAGAAGTAGCAGCTTTTGATGCTGTTAACCCTATTATGATTCATAAAGGAATGAGAAGTATTCAGCTTGCTTCTAATATCGGTCTGGATTTAGGAGGAATCGCAAAAGGTTGGAGCATTCAGCAAATGGCGAATCAATTAAAGAAAAAAGGAACTTCACTTGGAGCAATCGATGGAGGCGGAGATATTGTAACGTGGGGGCCCGCTAGCAAGCACTGGTCCATTTCTCTCTCTCATCCATTTGATGCATCAAAAAATCTCACGACCATTAAAGTAAAAAGCAACAGCGGTATTGCCACAAGCAGTGTAGGCAAGCGTTCGTGGAAAGTGAACGGACACACTCACCATCATATTATTGACGGCAGAAATAGCAAGCCTAGTTCATCAGAGCTTCTGCAAGTAACGGTCGTTTCAGAAGACTTGACCATTTCTGAAGTCTATGCAAAGTGCATACTTATTCTCGGCTGGGACGCTGGATTAAGGTTAGCTAAAATGCATCACCCTTCTTTAGAAGTAATTGCGGTTACAAAAGAAGGCAACGTACTAATCGAAAAACATGTGAAAGGTCAGGTATACCATTATGGCTACTCTCCTCGCGCAATTTAG
- the pdxR gene encoding MocR-like pyridoxine biosynthesis transcription factor PdxR — MKFTPLLNRRNDMPLYHQLYEYIKKEIVSGRVKVNDKLPSIRSLADYLNVSRNTVDMAYQQLLAEGYVESKPKSGLYVTNTQFDLLQTDRKPTVFLQPHSETKSCTYDFRYGKVDSRLFPLNEWKKRYNESLQTYKEALFTYQETQGEESLREEIATYLYQSRGVVCSKHQIIIGTGTQQSLSLLAQMLKPSIRDIAFENPCYDGASFVFKQHGFSLKPVSLNNRGINIQELYDSQARAVYVTPSHQFPYGMIMPVSRRIELLTWANDCSGFVIEDDYDGEFRYKGSPIPSLQSLDTKGRVIYTGTFSKSFMPSLRISYLVLPEVLLKEYHERFSLYEQAVPALHQWTLGLMMKNGEWSKHLRRVRTAYQLKHGTLLAALQKEFNKNITVSGEYAGLHILVRVHNDMNEQQLINAAQKQDVSVYGTSRYWLTESPQQKTHLLLGFGSLEREEIEEGIRRLKNAWL; from the coding sequence GTGAAGTTCACACCTTTATTAAACCGAAGGAATGATATGCCTTTATATCACCAGCTATATGAATATATAAAAAAAGAAATTGTATCCGGCAGGGTGAAAGTAAATGACAAACTGCCTTCTATCCGGTCTCTTGCTGATTACTTAAACGTAAGTCGAAATACTGTAGATATGGCCTATCAGCAGCTTTTAGCTGAAGGATATGTAGAAAGCAAGCCCAAAAGTGGACTGTACGTAACGAATACACAGTTTGATTTACTGCAAACAGATAGAAAGCCGACTGTATTTTTACAACCTCACTCAGAAACAAAGTCGTGTACCTATGATTTTCGGTATGGAAAAGTTGATAGCCGTTTGTTTCCCTTGAATGAGTGGAAAAAACGATACAATGAAAGTCTTCAAACTTATAAAGAAGCGCTGTTCACGTACCAAGAAACTCAAGGAGAAGAATCACTGCGAGAAGAAATTGCGACGTACCTTTATCAGTCAAGAGGAGTGGTTTGTTCGAAACATCAAATTATTATCGGAACAGGTACTCAGCAATCGCTCAGTTTGCTAGCGCAGATGTTAAAGCCAAGCATCAGAGATATTGCCTTTGAAAATCCTTGCTATGACGGGGCTAGCTTTGTATTTAAACAGCATGGATTCTCCTTAAAACCTGTGTCACTTAATAACAGAGGCATAAACATCCAAGAGCTTTATGATAGCCAAGCACGCGCTGTTTATGTCACACCATCTCATCAGTTTCCATACGGAATGATCATGCCTGTTTCAAGAAGAATAGAGCTTCTTACATGGGCGAATGACTGCAGTGGATTTGTTATTGAAGATGATTATGACGGAGAATTTCGTTATAAAGGAAGTCCCATTCCTTCATTGCAAAGCTTGGATACTAAAGGGCGCGTCATTTATACAGGGACATTTTCAAAATCTTTTATGCCTTCTTTAAGAATCAGCTACCTTGTATTACCGGAAGTGCTTCTAAAGGAATATCATGAACGTTTCTCTTTATACGAGCAAGCTGTTCCAGCCCTTCATCAGTGGACGCTCGGACTGATGATGAAAAACGGAGAGTGGAGTAAGCATTTAAGAAGAGTGAGAACTGCTTATCAACTCAAACACGGTACTCTTTTAGCAGCTTTACAGAAGGAGTTTAACAAAAACATCACGGTGTCAGGAGAATATGCAGGTTTGCATATCCTTGTCCGCGTGCACAACGATATGAACGAACAGCAGTTAATTAACGCAGCTCAAAAGCAAGATGTCTCTGTCTACGGCACTTCTCGTTATTGGCTTACGGAATCACCTCAACAAAAGACTCATCTATTATTAGGTTTTGGAAGTTTGGAGAGAGAAGAAATAGAAGAAGGAATAAGGAGGTTGAAAAATGCTTGGTTATAA
- a CDS encoding fumarylacetoacetate hydrolase family protein, giving the protein MKVKDIKNIYCVGRNYALHAKELHNDIPTSPFLFSKPTHALVEAAGQSITLPSDQGEVHFETELILHIGQSYKEGIAVDELVDEMTIGLDLTLRDVQSKLKQKKHPWLLAKGFKHSAVVGNFLPFEGVEASKEKDFSLVKNNKRVQLGNIKDLIFDLQTIIDFTGKHFGLDKGDLIFTGTPEGVGPLSHQDHLSLKWGEQELGSCIISFR; this is encoded by the coding sequence ATGAAAGTGAAAGATATTAAAAATATTTATTGTGTAGGCCGAAACTACGCACTGCATGCAAAAGAATTACATAATGATATTCCAACATCACCTTTTTTATTTTCCAAACCTACTCACGCTCTCGTTGAAGCAGCTGGACAATCAATCACTCTTCCTAGCGACCAAGGAGAGGTGCACTTTGAAACCGAACTGATTCTTCATATTGGACAATCTTATAAAGAAGGCATAGCAGTGGATGAACTTGTTGACGAGATGACGATTGGATTAGACTTGACGCTTCGAGATGTACAGAGCAAATTAAAACAAAAAAAGCACCCTTGGCTGCTTGCAAAAGGATTTAAACATTCAGCGGTCGTGGGAAATTTTCTGCCGTTTGAAGGAGTAGAAGCATCTAAGGAGAAAGACTTTTCGTTAGTGAAAAACAATAAACGCGTGCAGCTGGGAAATATCAAAGATTTGATTTTTGATTTACAAACGATTATTGATTTTACAGGAAAACATTTTGGTCTTGATAAAGGAGATCTTATTTTTACAGGTACACCTGAAGGAGTAGGTCCGCTTTCACATCAGGATCATCTTTCACTTAAATGGGGAGAGCAAGAGCTTGGTTCTTGCATCATTTCCTTTCGTTAA
- a CDS encoding YolD-like family protein, protein MEGVLKMILKALRKNGAVTINYYKNGLLQTFKGKVQRLDLTDQTLSLKDEQQNTFSIRLSGIKEIY, encoded by the coding sequence ATGGAAGGAGTTTTGAAAATGATTTTAAAAGCATTAAGAAAAAACGGGGCCGTTACAATTAACTATTATAAAAACGGTTTGCTTCAAACGTTTAAAGGAAAAGTACAGCGCCTAGATTTAACAGACCAAACGCTTTCATTAAAAGATGAACAGCAAAATACTTTCTCTATTCGCTTATCGGGAATTAAAGAAATTTATTGA